CGAGCGAATTCACGGAAGGGGATTGTCGACCTTTGACTGAAATGGCGACTTTCAAGACTTCTATTTTGAAACgttcttttgttatttcttgTATTCATGCAACTGTATTGTAACGTGCACTGTACGTAAGGAAATCTTTGTTTAGTTGCGTCATCGCATTTAAATCTTATTCGATCCACAGTCCTTTTTAAGTAATGTAATAGTATGTTTTTGCCCCTTTTGAGTCGTCTTTCAATCGGAAAAAAATCTACTCTAACTGTGTTGGACCTTTTGTGCCTTTCTACTCGAACTCGTTCAGTTACTCTGCTAGCCAGTTCCTGGCTCTGAATTTGTAGTCATGGAGCGAAGGAACGCAAATGTCAATACAGCATTTTTCAAATAGTGTTTAAAATATTGTCCCTTGGTAGCCAGTGGTGTTGGTGGTCGTGTGTTTAGGGTGACTGGTTAACAATGTCCATTCCCAGGTTCGAGTCTTATGTTCTTACACTTGGGTTGTCTTTTCAAACAATTATGACCATTTCCAGTAATCCTGGTTCCCTATCAAGCTTTCAGTCTCCTAATTTGACGATAAGAGCGAATTCAAAGCAAATTAACATTTTAGGATAATCGCGAATTCAAGGGCGAGAACAGGTTGGATGTAAAAAACGAGAGAGGACTAGGACGATACCTCGATCTTCCTTCAACTGTTTCTCGCAAACGTCCCGACAAACAGAAACCCTAGAACAGCCTATTATTCCGTGATCACTGAAGGCCCGACAAAAAAACCTGCAGAACGTACTTAATATCTGCTCTTAGAAACTGATTGACAGTTCGTCTGAATTTAATTAAATGCCTTCTACTCTTAATTAAAGAAACGGAAATTGACCCttaaaataagttttttttcaacataatgaaaacaaatgttCTTGGAGTTGCAGCTGTACATTACTGAAGATGTCTCATTTATCCCGTAAATGTTGagctttttttccaaaattatcTGGAGACTTAAGTTTGCCAATTTATCGTTATTTACATTTTCCTTCCTGTTTTTCAAGTcctctccttttttttaaattttggtcgttttttaattttctttcaaagttaaTCAGGAAGCACTCAATTTGTCTCTTCACTAAAGTTTAAGTTGTATTTTTGTCCTGAAAGGTAACTTAGAAGAAGCCGTCCAAGTAGTTATGACACCGTAATGTGGCTGGCTACTGTATTACTAAAGAGGATCCAAAAGTCATGAAAACTTAGGCTTCACCTGTATCTTGGCTATAAAATTGACGGTAGCCTCGGAAAACGCTTTGTTCAAAGGTTTGATTAGCTAACCGATGGAACCAGAACCTTTCTTTCGTTAGTTTTTACTTCATCTTTGTTTTAAGTGCGGGGTACCAACTGATGTGTCGTAGTCCAACATGTAGTTTTTTTGGCTAACGACTTTTAAGTCTTAAACAGGAAGCTAGGAGCTTTCTTATGGCACCCCTGAATTCTCTTATCCTGACTGCGTACACAAATGGATTCAACGCTGAGCTACTGAAGGCGAGAATAATTGCCCATAACCAATGCCTATATACacgggcttttttacactgatccTCAGTTGCCAGATCGAGGCAAGAAAACACGATATTTGGGAAAAATGTTAAGAAAAACAGTCCGATAACTACACCTGTTGTCCAAGCTGCTTTGCGATTTTTTAGCATCATAGTTGCTTCAGCTGGATTGAGAAAACTGATTTTCGCTTTCTGTTCTCGGGCGGCTTTGAAAATGCGACTGTAGCTGTAAATGATAATGACGGATGGGATGGGAACTGTTACCACGAGGCACACTATCCAGATTATTGAAGCGTTTTCtggtttttcaacaaatatAGTAATACATCCAAATGTCAAAGAAGCTGCCCAAATGGAAAGAATGACACGGTAACAGCGCCGCTTGTTGAAAACTTGATTGTAGCGAATACCCGATGTGATGGCCACAAGTCTATCCACAGTGATGGCACAAAGGGTAAATGTGGATGTTACTAAACTCTGTGTCCAGAGGAAGTTCTCCATTTTGTACACAGGATGAGGACTGAACCAAGCTTTCATCACTGTCAATGCGATGTAAGTTGGATTCACAAGTAGACCAACAAGTAGATCCGAAGCCGCAAGAGAGGCGATGAGGATGTTAGATGTTGTTCGTAGCGAACGCACTTTGTAAATTGACAACAAAATGATCGTATTTCCGCCGAGGGTAATTGCGCTGGACATGGCattaaggaaaataaatacTATACACCAGTTGTTGCGTAGATTTGGAGAACATTTGTCTGCAATTTGGTAACACATGACGAAAGTGAATCTCACACGACACCAAACCTGGAAGGTTACTATCCTTTTTTCCTGTCTGTAGTTTAAAGTGACAGGTTTGTCGAGCGCCTTCCGATAAGTCTTTAATTGATTTCAATATCAGTAAAGCATTTAATAGCTTGCGTGTGCAAATCGTAGCCTTTCATTGAGTGAAGTAAGTGAAAGGTGATATATTTGTAAAGCGAATGGCGTGCGTCGATGAGTTCATCCTATTTCGACAGCACACCTGTTCAAACCTTTTTGTCATTGTCGCTTTTTAAAACTGTGTTTATGTAGTAATTCGTAGCGTTTGTTTCGCCTGAAGGTTAACATTGTAGTTTTTTAATGCTCTTTAAGAATTGATCTTAACTCTGTAGTTGTTTAACGCATTTTGAGCCAGGTTGAAAGGAATACTCTACAATAAACTAGAATAACTTAATTTCCCGTCTACACAATGCAAATAACGGGTTGTCGATGAGAACACTGTTTTAGCCGTATGGAAGTTGAGATGAAATTTCAACACAACTTGAATATACCACCCGAGTATACCGGATATTAAATGAAGGCCCATAACTTGCACTGAGGTCAAAATAACTTTATTTCTCAGCGAATATCCAAGCTGTTTAATTTCTTCGGGAAAATGCGACGTTGGAGTCGTTCAATTGTTTATTTCTTAGCAGAGATGCCGATTATGGTGTGGTATTTGCTGTGCAAAAATGATTTGAATAATTCACATGTTGGGCAACAAAAGACTATTGTGGCGGTTTCTTGAACTCTGAATGGCCGATTTTTACGATTTTATGACGAACTGAAACGTAAGTACAATCTCCTCTTCTCGAAAATATCAACTTCTGGAAACCTATTTGGGATGCGCATTTTGAATGTTCTATCATCTGCAGCAAACTCATAATGTAATTGCTCTTTTGAAGGTAATGTGTTATGTCAAGAGTTTTCGTTCAAAGCTTAAATTGACCATATGTTCTCTCCCGCGGTTTCTGAATATTCAATTAACCGAACTCGAATGCAATAAAAATTGCGACAAAGtactttctttaaaaaatagTCTTAAAAGGACTAATGCTACAAAACGACCATGCTTAAACACTGTCCTGGCGTCAATATGAGGCTAAAAAATGCATAACAAATCGATAAACACGAAAATAACAATGGATAGGCTTTAACTTTTCGTCGTCGCCTGCAGGGCAGCACAGGTGTATCTCAGCCTGTAGatccgccatgtttttttttctattttttcctcCATGAATTCAATCCCTTTTTCTTGATAAAAACACCATGACAACTGTAAGTCCGTACGCCAAAATACACCCGCACCGGAGGCTTTTATAATAAAGTttcagagcagttttcaaatgaccgtctaAAGTAATgtcgcgattgcgattgctacgcttgtTGATTGACTTttaaatctcgcgccagttttttttttttttgaacaaatgagatacaaaacaaaaacaatcgctccttgtacgcgcgatttttcccgcgctttgagcaagttgaaGATAATTGACAGGAATTCTGCTTTTTGCTCACGTTGTGATTTGTGAGAGAAATAACTTTGGTATAGATTTTTAGGCAGTCGTTCGAAAACCGCTCTACGGCCGCATGCTTCCTCGGCACCCGCGAGCCATTAACCTGTGTAGCCACACCTGTGTAGCCGCATCAAGAGAATCTTTAACTTCAGCCTTGTTTGTACGGGGACAAAATGCACAAAAATCAATCCTTTATTTAAAGTGATCAATGCACTTAGCTACAAACTAGTTTTCAGGTATGCCACTATTTACTTACTAAAGATCCTAAAAACGTAACTAAGGTATTATAATTACGTTAATATTAACTTTTTAATTTccttaaaaaataatttcattccaTAATTGATCTTATTTCCTCAGGGAAGTTATTCCATAATTTTGCAGCAGTGTATCTCCATGATCTCAGACCATGCTTAGTTGAGTTGACTCAAGGCAATTGAACAGTATTATCACCGCGAAGGTTCTATGTAGATGATCTCAATAATAGTTGTTGTTTAATGGCTAGTATTTAATACCCTATGCACAGTTGTGAAAATCTTagcatttctttgattttctAAAGAGGATAATCCTTATCTCCGTATTAGTGTGGCATAAGGTGAGTGATAATCAGAAAAGACCAATCGCAATGctctttcattatttttttctaatttgtcCTGCATATCTTACTGCACTGATTTCACACTTTCGAGCAGTAATTAAAATTTGACAGTATGAACGAAAAATAGAGGTCTTTCTTGGTTTCGGATggtaagatttttttctttctttgtaataCTGCCACCTTTCGTGCCACTTTCCTACAGACACTGAGGGtggttttcaattttcaacctATTATCAACTGTTACTCCCAATAATTCTATTTTATTACTTAATGGTAAGATGGTATTGTCACACTTAAAGTTCGGTTCATGAGCCGTTGCTTTTCCTAGTAACAGTGCCTAAATATTTGTCAGGAtttcttttcatgttgttttcttCATACCAACGGTCCTTACTCATGAGATCAGAGTTAATTCCCTCTTCAACTTTAGTTGGCTTTTTGTCAACAAAGGAAATTTGAGTGTCGTCAGCATATGTGCACTAAGTACTATGTTTCACTGAGTGCCACAGATCATTGCTGAAGATGTTGAATAGTACCGGACCCAGTATGGATCCTTGGGGATGGCTTACATGGCTTCTGTGTTCAGGGCCCCGGGAACTGGTTAAAATTCCCTGGTTCTTTTGCACTAGatgtcagaaaaaaaatgaaaaaaaaaatgtatatatttgCATATATCAGTTAAGACTTGCAGCGGCAATTGTTATTTTTGCACATTTAATGCCATATTTGGCTCGCTTGCATGCTTTGAAAACGTGATGCCCCTCCACCATAAAAGTTTTACGGAAAACAAGACTAGACATGAATAAAAACGCCATCATAATTTGGACATTTAAGGTCATTGCAAAGCGTTTGGCCGTCTATGCTTTGAGCATTACAAAAACCTCTGACCCTCTTCATTGCCTTATTGTAAAAAGCATTAAAAAGAGAAGTCTTTGTAAAGTTAAACTGGTGGTACAGCGATATTattttgcttgattttggtACCATTCTTCTAAGTTGGAAGTTGCCCCTCGAATTGTGCTCAAAAGGGTTGCAATTGCAATCTCTGACACCTTTATCCTCGTTTAATAAGTTGTTCTTACTTATCCGCTACGGAATTTGTGCCgccttacaaaaaaaaagtcggaaTTGAACCTCTGGCGAGGTGCAATTGGTGTGCAAGCGTAAATAGCACGTGAAAACTCTGTGACCATAATCTGCATCGATATCCCGGCCAAGAAAAATTGACCCATGCATTCAGCTATCCATCTTTAACCTGTTAAGGAGCTTTTAAGAAAGATTTTCGTGAGCCAAACAAGATTGGAATCTATCTCCTCCTGCAATTCAACCAAAACTTTGTAAGATATTGTACGCCTTCTAACTGGATGGTAACTGATGACGCTAAAATGGAATCGTTTATGAAGACAGTACAACGTACATTAAGATATACAGTATCTGCAGACGTAtgagagataaaaaaaaagcgtAAACGAGCTTGGGCCGGTTATAACtgaagtaaaataataatagttaaaGCTGATACTAAGCTTCTGTAAGCAAACTGCAGTCAATCTGAGGGCAGAAACGCTTTCTCTTATTTCATTCCAAACCCGGAAAGGTATTTAAGGCCTGCCCTTAAGGGTTAAAATGCAGTTGGACTCTGCAACTGAAGTGGAAACGAAGTTAGCTCTTGAGGCGGAATGGCATACATGCAAGTTTTCGTTCTCTATACAGTTCAGCTGCTCTTGCTGCAAGCGTACTGTGCCAAAGGTAAGACGGTTTTACTGATTTCTTTACCAAATGAAAatatcattgtttttattcgCAAAATGAACCGCTTTTCCTGGAAGCAAAGTTTTTAATGTGCTTCACCGATGGTTTTTGTCTCGTTTACTTCATTATCTGTGTAAACGCACGTTGTGCTTAGTGAAGTTATCAGCTCTTATTTAACTTTTGATTCACACATGTCTTGGTTATCAGATTTGATTAATCCCGGAGCGTGTAAGTCAGATATCAAGTGAAATCTAACCCGGAAACTAGTAATAGACTAAATTGAACTGGAATGTCTCGATGACATTAATAACTTGAATTTATCTCAATACTCCATGCAGTAACTATTGCATaacgttgttgttttttttctacatTCTTTAGCGGCCTCTTTTCAAGTAGGAAAGGTCAATGTATCGGACTTAACACAGAACAGTCATGGCTGTCAGTCGGTTTCGTTTACAGAAACATTCCAGGGTCGGGGTAGTGTGAAGGTGATTGCGACTAGCAGCCACGGAACCGAGCACACTAAAATTCACGATCCACCAACATTATGGGTCAAATCTATCACAACTTCAGGTTTTGACGTCTGCGTGCGCGAGACGGGGCGAGGCTCCAACGGTGCGTCTGTTGTGAGCTGGTTGGCGTTTCAAGGATCACATCAAGGCACATACTCGGGAATTGAACAATTTGATGACTTTACCTCCAGGACGCAGTGCAAGAAAATATCCCTAAGCGGTGCAATCAGTGTGAGTTATACCATACCTTTATTTCTCACAATTTGGATTATAAAGTAACATTTTTGCAGAGTTTCCCTTCTGGAGATGTGTCCAGTGTTAACCCTAACCAATGCAAAGCTTAAGGCACACTTCCCCAAAGTTCACCAGTATCTTACGGACACATCCTTGCTCGTTCCTAATACAAACCGTTTCAGCTACTGATTTTTCGTGACGGTTGGGTGAAGGTTTCTGTTATTTTAATGAGCACTATTTTTGTGTTGAGTAAAAACCCATTTTCATTTGCATAAATTTCACTAgcaagattttttttcctttctcttttcatttttaattatctttatttttcaatttttttctttttttcaattttcatttttcaatttttttcattttctttttctatttttttttcattttttattaatGACGGTTGAAACGGTATTCATCTTAAAACGAATTCTGAATTCATTTTGCAAGAAGTTCGACTTATAAGTACGCGTAAGCGCATACAATAAAAAGTATCGATTTAACATGGCAGGCTTTTTGTTGTTATCGAATTATTTCTTGATCAGTGGGTTAATTTCCGCTTTCTTTTAGGGTAATCCCCAAGTGTTTGCCACTGTGCAGCATCAATATTCAGACAGAGCCTTTGATGCGATGAATATTTGGGTTGAGGAAATCTCCAACGGTGGATTTGTGGTCTGTTTGAGGGAATTAATGACGTTTGATGGAGTTCATTCCGGTCTCCAAGTGGTAAGTGTTTAGACCAAGCGTTCTTGTCAATGGCTCCAATTATTATCTTTATTGGAGATATTCTACAGGAAGCAGAAGTCGGTAAATCATGACCGACATTTCAAAAATCCCATCAAGCTATTCATTTTCTTACGTTATCTTTCGCTAGGATCTTATGGGAAAATTAATAACAAGATCCAGGGTAATTTCTTTCGAAACGACAGAAACAAGTTTTCCCAGCGAGTAGGGCTGTCAATCTTTGGAAAACCAATACTTAATTTTCTCTTTGAGAAGtaaagtgatgatgataattatgataGTAATGGGGATAGTTGTGGTGTTTGTAAGGATCTTGCAAATGTTAATAGCAACTGAGAAAAATTCGTTATTGTTTTTGGTATTAACTTGATCCTAGCAAAGGTATCTCTCATACCAGTGACGTCAGAGCCACCTCTACGCCCTATTTGTTTCGAGTAGCTGTACAATATCTAGCGAATATTTTTGTTGCTAGCAGTGACGACTGTGGCGATGATGATGGTATTGGCGAAGTTGCAGTTGTGAGCAAAACGTCCTAATGTagtgatgacgatgacgatgacagCGATTGTGATGACGAAAATGAGGATAATAGGCGTAGTGGTTGTGATGATATGGTCAAGGTAGTTGTGAGCAAAACGTTGTACAGTAGTGCGTTACAACTGATATAACCACTGTCCGGTTGGTCTGGCATATTTTTACCATTAACTCTTTCTTTTTAACGCTAAAGCACTGGTTGGCATATGACGATTTACCACCCTCCTGGAACTTTACTGAACGAGGAAAACTTCATTTCTCGGGACTTGGAACACCTCCCAAAGAAACTAATTATGCTTTTTGCCAGGTATGGAGTTAACGAGGAATTAAAACTGGCCTATTCAAGTTGATAGGTATCGTCGTTTTTCCTAAGATACTATCactattaataatgataataataggcACGGTTAAGACCCTTGGAAATACAGAAAGCACTGTGCTGGGCTGGATCAGACCGAAAGTGTAACCATAGGAATAAGATACACGGCCATGCACGATTAAACACAAGTTgaagttgaaaacttttcaaagtaaaATGCTACCTATGATAAAACTTTCTTCGTCAATAAAGcaaactcgttcccagggtctctctcctTCCTTTTCCTTAGAGACGGAGAAGGGGAAGGGAAGAAGGCAGACCTAAGAAcgaaattgccaaaaaaggaAGAGGGCTacacttgctttgaaaaatcTTGCCCCGTGTATTTAGCCGCGCTTAAATATTTTAACAGAAAAACTTGATTCGATAAATTAAATCATTGTCGATGCTATTTAAACTGAACAAGCTCTACAGTATATAAGATCCAAGC
This genomic stretch from Acropora muricata isolate sample 2 chromosome 5, ASM3666990v1, whole genome shotgun sequence harbors:
- the LOC136917723 gene encoding trace amine-associated receptor 5-like — protein: MCYQIADKCSPNLRNNWCIVFIFLNAMSSAITLGGNTIILLSIYKVRSLRTTSNILIASLAASDLLVGLLVNPTYIALTVMKAWFSPHPVYKMENFLWTQSLVTSTFTLCAITVDRLVAITSGIRYNQVFNKRRCYRVILSIWAASLTFGCITIFVEKPENASIIWIVCLVVTVPIPSVIIIYSYSRIFKAAREQKAKISFLNPAEATMMLKNRKAAWTTGVVIGLFFLTFFPNIVFSCLDLATEDQCKKARVYRHWLWAIILAFSSSALNPFVYAVRIREFRGAIRKLLASCLRLKSR